In a single window of the Limnochorda sp. L945t genome:
- a CDS encoding TetR/AcrR family transcriptional regulator, giving the protein MRASSREDTSATILDAAYRCLAREGYAAVSMRQIAREAGVALSQLHYYFQSKERLFIEVMRRTTEQHLQEVVSWLGQLSADQRLNGLVRMVRAKLREDPGWFRLLFDFSSLAFHDAEVRRQLRRLFEEVADEAASRFAGLWQAPSAGTLRSRLAGLSPQTLGRIFVATLYGLALQVLMETDETGKTEQPVWFEELLVAVGTS; this is encoded by the coding sequence ATGCGGGCAAGTTCCCGTGAGGATACCAGCGCTACGATTCTCGACGCGGCGTACCGGTGCCTGGCCCGAGAGGGATATGCGGCGGTCTCCATGCGCCAGATCGCCAGGGAAGCAGGGGTGGCGCTGAGCCAGCTCCACTACTACTTCCAGTCCAAAGAGCGCCTGTTCATCGAAGTCATGCGGCGTACCACCGAGCAGCACCTGCAGGAGGTGGTGAGCTGGCTCGGCCAACTCAGCGCCGACCAGCGCCTCAACGGGCTGGTGCGGATGGTTCGCGCAAAGCTCCGGGAAGACCCCGGATGGTTCCGGCTCTTGTTCGACTTCAGCAGTCTCGCCTTCCACGACGCGGAGGTGCGTCGCCAACTTCGCCGGCTGTTCGAGGAGGTGGCCGACGAGGCGGCCAGCCGGTTTGCCGGCTTGTGGCAAGCGCCATCGGCCGGGACGCTACGCTCCCGGCTGGCCGGCCTGTCGCCCCAAACCCTGGGGCGCATCTTCGTGGCGACCCTGTACGGCCTGGCGCTTCAGGTGCTGATGGAGACCGACGAGACGGGCAAGACCGAGCAGCCGGTGTGGTTCGAGGAGCTGCTGGTGGCGGTGGGCACGTCGTAA